The following proteins come from a genomic window of Girardinichthys multiradiatus isolate DD_20200921_A chromosome 8, DD_fGirMul_XY1, whole genome shotgun sequence:
- the loxa gene encoding protein-lysine 6-oxidase: MGLHVFGAFGTFYACFCLLFVFLQIANSQRNPGAQPRNDQRGAFRQTLQWSHNGKVFSLLSQGSEYVAPRRQGAAQEQEQGRPFTIIRDADVRHQDARSKPHHQQPPRSLLTLVRGQEHRQHLHRERPAERTRAQGNRTVNDTQENASLSPPLPRVNDMMVGDDPYDPYKSIDYDNPYYNHYDVYERPRPRSRPGYGTRYHQYGLPDLVPDPYYIQASAYVQRAPMYNLRCAAEENCLSSSAYRARDYDTRVLLRFPQRVKNQGTADFLPSRPRYSWEWHSCHQHYHSMDEFSHYELLESTTQRSVAEGHKASFCLEDTSCDYGYYRRYACTSHTQGLSPGCYDTYNADIDCQWIDITDVKPGQYILKVSVNPSYQVEESDYSNNIVRCDVQYTGNYGYVSGCHMSSY, encoded by the exons ATGGGATTGCACGTATTTGGCGCATTTGGCACTTTTTATGCATGCTTCTGCTTATTGTTTGTGTTCCTGCAAATTGCCAACTCCCAGAGGAACCCAGGAGCGCAACCAAGAAATGACCAGAGAGGGGCTTTTCGGCAGACGCTGCAGTGGTCTCACAACGGGAAGGTTTTCAGCCTTTTAAGCCAGGGCTCGGAATACGTGGCTCCGAGGCGCCAGGGCGCAGCGCAGGAGCAAGAGCAGGGGCGCCCCTTCACCATCATCCGGGATGCAGACGTTAGACATCAGGACGCCCGGAGTAAACCGCACCACCAGCAGCCTCCCCGCAGCCTCCTTACGCTCGTGAGAGGGCAAGAGCACCGGCAGCATCTTCACCGGGAGCGACCAGCGGAGCGCACCAGGGCGCAGGGGAACCGCACAGTCAACGACACCCAGGAAAATGCCAGTCTCAGCCCGCCTCTACCCAGAGTAAATGACATGATGGTCGGTGATGACCCGTACGATCCATACAAGTCCATCGACTATGATAACCCTTATTACAATCATTACGATGTTTACGAGAGACCGAGACCGAGGTCAAGACCCGGATACGGCACAAGGTATCATCAGTACG GTCTCCCTGATCTTGTGCCAGATCCATACTATATTCAAGCCTCTGCTTATGTCCAAAGAGCACCGATGTACAACCTGAGATGTGCAGCTGAGGAAAACTGTTTGTCAAG CTCAGCTTATAGAGCGAGAGACTATGACACCCGAGTGCTGCtgaggtttcctcaaagagtcaaGAACCAGGGCACTGCTGACTTCCTCCCCAGCAGGCCACGCTACTCCTGGGAGTGGCACAGCTGCCACCA GCACTACCACAGCATGGATGAGTTCAGCCACTATGAATTGCTGGAATCCACCACTCAGCGGTCGGTGGCAGAGGGCCACAAGGCTAGCTTCTGCTTGGAAGACACCTCCTGTGACTATGGATACTACAGGAGATATGCCTGCACGTCACACACCCAG GGTCTGAGCCCAGGATGTTATGATACATACAACGCAGACATCGACTGTCAGTGGATTGACATCACAGATGTGAAACCTGGACAATATATCCTCAAG GTCAGTGTAAATCCTTCCTATCAGGTTGAAGAATCGGACTACTCCAACAACATTGTTCGTTGTGATGTACAATACACCGGCAACTATGGTTATGTGTCCGGTTGTCACATGTCAAG TTATTAA
- the snx24 gene encoding sorting nexin-24 isoform X6, whose amino-acid sequence MHPIRVSIPSFRSENSSAEKGFTVFKIDVLVNGRLHSVEKRYSEFHALHKMLKKSIKPPEIPSKHVRNWVPKVLEQRRQGLELYLQTVIMENEVLPKIFLDFLNIRHFPSVPKTESCGSFDTESVESRLSHQPVMVYLRDPYLLPSAHDLEDLNHEFCSPSENP is encoded by the exons ATGCATCCGATCCGAGTGTCGATCCCATCGTTCCGTTCGGAGAACAGTTCTGCTGAGAAAGGATTCACG gtctttaaaATTGACGTACTGGTGAATGGCAGATTGCACAGTGTTGAGAAACGCTACAGTGAATTCCACGCTTTGCACAAAATG ctgaaaaaaagcataaaacctCCAGAAATCCCTTCGAAGCATGTCAGAAACTGGGTCCCCAAAGTTCTGGAGCAGAGGAGGCAAGGCTTGGAGCTCTACCTGCAG actgTAATTATGGAAAATGAGGTCCTCCCGAAGATATTCCTGGATTTCCTAAACATCCGCCATTTTCCTTCAGTGCCAAAAACAGAAAGCTGCGG CTCCTTTGACACAGAATCTGTGGAATCAAG ACTGTCTCATCAGCCAGTCATGGTGTATCTCAGAGATCCATACCTGCTGCCCTCTGCACACG ACTTGGAAGACTTGAACCACGAATTCTGCTCTCCATCAGAAAATCCTTGA
- the snx24 gene encoding sorting nexin-24 isoform X1, protein MHPIRVSIPSFRSENSSAEKGFTVFKIDVLVNGRLHSVEKRYSEFHALHKMLKKSIKPPEIPSKHVRNWVPKVLEQRRQGLELYLQTVIMENEVLPKIFLDFLNIRHFPSVPKTESCGSFDTESVESSRLSHQPVMVYLRDPYLLPSAHDTFSNVVIEGVVHGVFYPDLQPRSQLRENSRNDVTAFFAGRKSVPAFW, encoded by the exons ATGCATCCGATCCGAGTGTCGATCCCATCGTTCCGTTCGGAGAACAGTTCTGCTGAGAAAGGATTCACG gtctttaaaATTGACGTACTGGTGAATGGCAGATTGCACAGTGTTGAGAAACGCTACAGTGAATTCCACGCTTTGCACAAAATG ctgaaaaaaagcataaaacctCCAGAAATCCCTTCGAAGCATGTCAGAAACTGGGTCCCCAAAGTTCTGGAGCAGAGGAGGCAAGGCTTGGAGCTCTACCTGCAG actgTAATTATGGAAAATGAGGTCCTCCCGAAGATATTCCTGGATTTCCTAAACATCCGCCATTTTCCTTCAGTGCCAAAAACAGAAAGCTGCGG CTCCTTTGACACAGAATCTGTGGAATCAAG TAGACTGTCTCATCAGCCAGTCATGGTGTATCTCAGAGATCCATACCTGCTGCCCTCTGCACACG atACATTCTCCAACGTTGTGATTGAAGGCGTGGTGCACGGAGTTTTTTACCCTGACCTTCAGCCAAG gagccagttgagggaGAACAGCAGGAATGATGTGACCGCTTTCTTTGCAGGACGGAAGTCTGTCCCTGCATTCTGGTGA
- the snx24 gene encoding sorting nexin-24 isoform X2 has translation MHPIRVSIPSFRSENSSAEKGFTVFKIDVLVNGRLHSVEKRYSEFHALHKMLKKSIKPPEIPSKHVRNWVPKVLEQRRQGLELYLQTVIMENEVLPKIFLDFLNIRHFPSVPKTESCGSFDTESVESRLSHQPVMVYLRDPYLLPSAHDTFSNVVIEGVVHGVFYPDLQPRSQLRENSRNDVTAFFAGRKSVPAFW, from the exons ATGCATCCGATCCGAGTGTCGATCCCATCGTTCCGTTCGGAGAACAGTTCTGCTGAGAAAGGATTCACG gtctttaaaATTGACGTACTGGTGAATGGCAGATTGCACAGTGTTGAGAAACGCTACAGTGAATTCCACGCTTTGCACAAAATG ctgaaaaaaagcataaaacctCCAGAAATCCCTTCGAAGCATGTCAGAAACTGGGTCCCCAAAGTTCTGGAGCAGAGGAGGCAAGGCTTGGAGCTCTACCTGCAG actgTAATTATGGAAAATGAGGTCCTCCCGAAGATATTCCTGGATTTCCTAAACATCCGCCATTTTCCTTCAGTGCCAAAAACAGAAAGCTGCGG CTCCTTTGACACAGAATCTGTGGAATCAAG ACTGTCTCATCAGCCAGTCATGGTGTATCTCAGAGATCCATACCTGCTGCCCTCTGCACACG atACATTCTCCAACGTTGTGATTGAAGGCGTGGTGCACGGAGTTTTTTACCCTGACCTTCAGCCAAG gagccagttgagggaGAACAGCAGGAATGATGTGACCGCTTTCTTTGCAGGACGGAAGTCTGTCCCTGCATTCTGGTGA
- the snx24 gene encoding sorting nexin-24 isoform X5, which produces MHPIRVSIPSFRSENSSAEKGFTVFKIDVLVNGRLHSVEKRYSEFHALHKMLKKSIKPPEIPSKHVRNWVPKVLEQRRQGLELYLQTVIMENEVLPKIFLDFLNIRHFPSVPKTESCGSFDTESVESSRLSHQPVMVYLRDPYLLPSAHDLEDLNHEFCSPSENP; this is translated from the exons ATGCATCCGATCCGAGTGTCGATCCCATCGTTCCGTTCGGAGAACAGTTCTGCTGAGAAAGGATTCACG gtctttaaaATTGACGTACTGGTGAATGGCAGATTGCACAGTGTTGAGAAACGCTACAGTGAATTCCACGCTTTGCACAAAATG ctgaaaaaaagcataaaacctCCAGAAATCCCTTCGAAGCATGTCAGAAACTGGGTCCCCAAAGTTCTGGAGCAGAGGAGGCAAGGCTTGGAGCTCTACCTGCAG actgTAATTATGGAAAATGAGGTCCTCCCGAAGATATTCCTGGATTTCCTAAACATCCGCCATTTTCCTTCAGTGCCAAAAACAGAAAGCTGCGG CTCCTTTGACACAGAATCTGTGGAATCAAG TAGACTGTCTCATCAGCCAGTCATGGTGTATCTCAGAGATCCATACCTGCTGCCCTCTGCACACG ACTTGGAAGACTTGAACCACGAATTCTGCTCTCCATCAGAAAATCCTTGA
- the snx24 gene encoding sorting nexin-24 isoform X4: MHPIRVSIPSFRSENSSAEKGFTVFKIDVLVNGRLHSVEKRYSEFHALHKMLKKSIKPPEIPSKHVRNWVPKVLEQRRQGLELYLQTVIMENEVLPKIFLDFLNIRHFPSVPKTESCGSFDTESVESRLSHQPVMVYLRDPYLLPSAHDTFSNVVIEGVVHGVFYPDLQPR; the protein is encoded by the exons ATGCATCCGATCCGAGTGTCGATCCCATCGTTCCGTTCGGAGAACAGTTCTGCTGAGAAAGGATTCACG gtctttaaaATTGACGTACTGGTGAATGGCAGATTGCACAGTGTTGAGAAACGCTACAGTGAATTCCACGCTTTGCACAAAATG ctgaaaaaaagcataaaacctCCAGAAATCCCTTCGAAGCATGTCAGAAACTGGGTCCCCAAAGTTCTGGAGCAGAGGAGGCAAGGCTTGGAGCTCTACCTGCAG actgTAATTATGGAAAATGAGGTCCTCCCGAAGATATTCCTGGATTTCCTAAACATCCGCCATTTTCCTTCAGTGCCAAAAACAGAAAGCTGCGG CTCCTTTGACACAGAATCTGTGGAATCAAG ACTGTCTCATCAGCCAGTCATGGTGTATCTCAGAGATCCATACCTGCTGCCCTCTGCACACG atACATTCTCCAACGTTGTGATTGAAGGCGTGGTGCACGGAGTTTTTTACCCTGACCTTCAGCCAAGGTAG
- the snx24 gene encoding sorting nexin-24 isoform X3 → MHPIRVSIPSFRSENSSAEKGFTVFKIDVLVNGRLHSVEKRYSEFHALHKMLKKSIKPPEIPSKHVRNWVPKVLEQRRQGLELYLQTVIMENEVLPKIFLDFLNIRHFPSVPKTESCGSFDTESVESSRLSHQPVMVYLRDPYLLPSAHDTFSNVVIEGVVHGVFYPDLQPR, encoded by the exons ATGCATCCGATCCGAGTGTCGATCCCATCGTTCCGTTCGGAGAACAGTTCTGCTGAGAAAGGATTCACG gtctttaaaATTGACGTACTGGTGAATGGCAGATTGCACAGTGTTGAGAAACGCTACAGTGAATTCCACGCTTTGCACAAAATG ctgaaaaaaagcataaaacctCCAGAAATCCCTTCGAAGCATGTCAGAAACTGGGTCCCCAAAGTTCTGGAGCAGAGGAGGCAAGGCTTGGAGCTCTACCTGCAG actgTAATTATGGAAAATGAGGTCCTCCCGAAGATATTCCTGGATTTCCTAAACATCCGCCATTTTCCTTCAGTGCCAAAAACAGAAAGCTGCGG CTCCTTTGACACAGAATCTGTGGAATCAAG TAGACTGTCTCATCAGCCAGTCATGGTGTATCTCAGAGATCCATACCTGCTGCCCTCTGCACACG atACATTCTCCAACGTTGTGATTGAAGGCGTGGTGCACGGAGTTTTTTACCCTGACCTTCAGCCAAGGTAG
- the ggcx gene encoding vitamin K-dependent gamma-carboxylase isoform X2: protein MEKIFGFKKEDLCCWESLVALLNRPTDPASLGIFRCLFGLLMAIDVTQERGLSHLDYKYLDGAPVCRFPLFNFLEPLPLDWMYLVYLVMFLGALGIMLGCFYRLSCLMFISTYWYIFFLDKTAWNNHSYLYGLIGFQLAIMDGNRYWSVDGLRKPSIRNAHVPLWNYTLLRTQIFIVYFIAGVKKLDADWVEGYSMSYLAHHWLFDPFKVILPVELISLLVVHGGGLVLDLTAGYLLFFDATRPVVFFFVSYFHCMNSQLFSIGMFSYTMLATSPLFCYADWPRRFFARFPSFLKGVLPLTSAEIQPSTSCLYPEIRNSSECRETQNLAKPSKLRFKHKLGAVFTILYIAEQFFMPYSHFITKGYNNWTNGLYGYSWDMMVHSRSHQHVKITYKDGKTGEIGYLNPGVFTQSRRWKDHGDMLKQYATCLSGLLPHYNISHPEIYFDIWVSINERFQQRIFDPRVDIVKAEWSPFKTNPWLMPLLVDLSPWRTKFQEIEGNLDNQTEIVFIADFPGLQLENFVSKDLGNTSIHVLQGQVNVEIVDEKKNSTLQPGDQIQVPAGAYHKVYTVSESPSCYMYVYVNTTETVLLQNFTKLQELQERIRNGTETEPLPPELQPLMAADDDKEAEVNATDPVVQLFLKRQRRMKEVKKRREAGVLERLGRFAVKKYYTIRRGFLMTAIAIRNLVFGLPPVEQLRREVAFANMKEPEAEANPDETLRNEVGHAEL from the exons ATGGAGAAGATATTTGGGTTCAAGAAGGAGGACCTGTGCTGCTGGGAGAGCCTGGTGGCCCTTCTGAACCGACCCACTGACCCTGCATCTCTGGGGATCTTCCGCTGTTTGTTTG GTTTGCTGATGGCTATAGACGTCACACAGGAGCGGGGCCTCAGCCATCTGGACTATAAATACCTGGACGGGGCCCCTGTATGCCGCTTTCCTCTCTTCAATTTCTTAGAGCCCCTCCCTCTGGATTGGATGTACCTGGTGTATCTGGTGATGTTCCTTG gTGCTCTGGGCATCATGTTGGGTTGCTTCTACCGCCTCTCATGTCTCATGTTCATCTCAACCTACTGGTACATCTTCTTCCTGGACAAAACTGCCTGGAACAACCACTCTTATCTCTACGGTCTCATTGGGTTTCAGCTTGCGATCATGGACGGCAACAGATACTG GTCGGTGGATGGATTACGAAAACCTTCCATAAGAAACGCTCATGTCCCTCTCTGGAATTACACCTTGCTGAGGACACAG ATctttattgtatattttattgCTGGAGTTAAAAAATTGGATGCTGACTGGGTGGAGGGATATTCAATGTCATATCTGGCACACCACTGGCTCTTTGATCCTTTCaa agTGATTCTTCCTGTGGAGTTAATCAGTCTGCTGGTGGTGCACGGAGGTGGTCTTGTTCTGGATCTAACCGCCggatatttgctgttttttgacGCCACGCGGCCTGtcgtgtttttctttgtgtcatATTTCCACTGCATGAACTCTCAGCTGTTCAGCATCG GGATGTTCTCCTACACCATGTTAGCAACCAGTCCTCTCTTCTGCTACGCTGATTGGCCCAGGAGATTCTTCGCTCGCTTCCCGTCTTTCCTTAAGGGAGTCCTGCCGCTCACCTCGGCGGAGATTCAGCCCAGCACTTCCTGCCTCTACCCTGAAATTCGCAACAGCAGTGAATGTCGGGAGACACAAAATCTTGCAAAACCTTCCAAACTGCGATTTAAGCACAAGCTGGGAGCTGTTTTTACTATTCTTTACATAGCCGAGCAGTTTTTCATGCCTTATTCACACTTCATCACAAAG GGTTACAATAACTGGACCAACGGTTTGTATGGCTATTCCTGGGACATGATGGTCCACTCCCGCAGCCATCAACACGTGAAGATCACCTACAAAGATGGAAAAACGGGTGAAATTGGGTATCTGAACCCAGGG GTGTTCACTCAGAGTCGTCGCTGGAAAGATCACGGAGACATGCTGAAGCAGTATGCCACCTGTCTCAGTGGGCTCCTTCCACACTACAACATCTCTCATCCTGAAATCTACTTTGATATCTGGGTGTCCATCAATGAGCGCTTCCAGCAAAG GATCTTTGATCCTCGCGTGGACATTGTGAAAGCTGAATGGTCGCCTTTCAAAACAAACCCGTGGCTGATGCCCCTGCTCGTGGACCTCTCACCCTGGAGGACCAAGTTCCAGGAGATTGAGGGCAATTTGGACAATCAGACTGAGATCGTCTTCATTGCTGATTTCCCAG GTCTCCAGTTGGAGAACTTTGTGAGTAAAGACCTGGGCAACACCAGCATCCATGTGCTACAAGGGCAGGTGAATGTGGAGATAGTGGACGAGAAAAAGAACAGCACTCTGCAGCCTGGTGACCAGATACAG GTTCCCGCTGGGGCTTATCATAAAGTGTACACCGTGTCTGAGAGCCCGTCCTGCTACATGTACGTCTATGTCAACACCACAGAGACGGTGCTGCTGCAGAACTTCACCAagctgcaggagctgcaggagcGTATTCGCAATGGAACAG AAACTGAGCCTCTTCCTCCTGAGCTGCAGCCTCTTATGGCTGCAGATGATGACAAAGAGGCGGAGGTCAACGCCACAGACCCCGTCGTGCAGCTGTTTCTGAAGAGGCAGCGTCGGATGAAGGAGGTGAAGAAACGCAGGGAGGCGGGTGTGCTGGAGCGACTGGGTCGCTTTGCTGTTAAAAAGTACTACACAATACGGAGGGG GTTCTTGATGACAGCCATTGCAATAAGAAACCTGGTGTTTGGTCTCCCGcctgtggagcagctgaggagaGAAGTTGCCTTTGCCAACATGAAGGAACCTGAAGCAGAAGCTAACCCAGACGAGACGCTAAGAAACGAAGTTGGTCATGCAGAACTTTAA
- the ggcx gene encoding vitamin K-dependent gamma-carboxylase isoform X1, with amino-acid sequence MEARDATAGAFVGTDREKKSAKKDAAPKAVTPQTKSRMEKIFGFKKEDLCCWESLVALLNRPTDPASLGIFRCLFGLLMAIDVTQERGLSHLDYKYLDGAPVCRFPLFNFLEPLPLDWMYLVYLVMFLGALGIMLGCFYRLSCLMFISTYWYIFFLDKTAWNNHSYLYGLIGFQLAIMDGNRYWSVDGLRKPSIRNAHVPLWNYTLLRTQIFIVYFIAGVKKLDADWVEGYSMSYLAHHWLFDPFKVILPVELISLLVVHGGGLVLDLTAGYLLFFDATRPVVFFFVSYFHCMNSQLFSIGMFSYTMLATSPLFCYADWPRRFFARFPSFLKGVLPLTSAEIQPSTSCLYPEIRNSSECRETQNLAKPSKLRFKHKLGAVFTILYIAEQFFMPYSHFITKGYNNWTNGLYGYSWDMMVHSRSHQHVKITYKDGKTGEIGYLNPGVFTQSRRWKDHGDMLKQYATCLSGLLPHYNISHPEIYFDIWVSINERFQQRIFDPRVDIVKAEWSPFKTNPWLMPLLVDLSPWRTKFQEIEGNLDNQTEIVFIADFPGLQLENFVSKDLGNTSIHVLQGQVNVEIVDEKKNSTLQPGDQIQVPAGAYHKVYTVSESPSCYMYVYVNTTETVLLQNFTKLQELQERIRNGTETEPLPPELQPLMAADDDKEAEVNATDPVVQLFLKRQRRMKEVKKRREAGVLERLGRFAVKKYYTIRRGFLMTAIAIRNLVFGLPPVEQLRREVAFANMKEPEAEANPDETLRNEVGHAEL; translated from the exons atggaagCAAGAGACGCTACTGCAG GTGCTTTTGTTGGCACTGACAGAGAGAAAAAATCTGCAAAGAAGGATGCAGCTCCTAAAGCAGTGACACCACAGACTAAAAGCAGGATGGAGAAGATATTTGGGTTCAAGAAGGAGGACCTGTGCTGCTGGGAGAGCCTGGTGGCCCTTCTGAACCGACCCACTGACCCTGCATCTCTGGGGATCTTCCGCTGTTTGTTTG GTTTGCTGATGGCTATAGACGTCACACAGGAGCGGGGCCTCAGCCATCTGGACTATAAATACCTGGACGGGGCCCCTGTATGCCGCTTTCCTCTCTTCAATTTCTTAGAGCCCCTCCCTCTGGATTGGATGTACCTGGTGTATCTGGTGATGTTCCTTG gTGCTCTGGGCATCATGTTGGGTTGCTTCTACCGCCTCTCATGTCTCATGTTCATCTCAACCTACTGGTACATCTTCTTCCTGGACAAAACTGCCTGGAACAACCACTCTTATCTCTACGGTCTCATTGGGTTTCAGCTTGCGATCATGGACGGCAACAGATACTG GTCGGTGGATGGATTACGAAAACCTTCCATAAGAAACGCTCATGTCCCTCTCTGGAATTACACCTTGCTGAGGACACAG ATctttattgtatattttattgCTGGAGTTAAAAAATTGGATGCTGACTGGGTGGAGGGATATTCAATGTCATATCTGGCACACCACTGGCTCTTTGATCCTTTCaa agTGATTCTTCCTGTGGAGTTAATCAGTCTGCTGGTGGTGCACGGAGGTGGTCTTGTTCTGGATCTAACCGCCggatatttgctgttttttgacGCCACGCGGCCTGtcgtgtttttctttgtgtcatATTTCCACTGCATGAACTCTCAGCTGTTCAGCATCG GGATGTTCTCCTACACCATGTTAGCAACCAGTCCTCTCTTCTGCTACGCTGATTGGCCCAGGAGATTCTTCGCTCGCTTCCCGTCTTTCCTTAAGGGAGTCCTGCCGCTCACCTCGGCGGAGATTCAGCCCAGCACTTCCTGCCTCTACCCTGAAATTCGCAACAGCAGTGAATGTCGGGAGACACAAAATCTTGCAAAACCTTCCAAACTGCGATTTAAGCACAAGCTGGGAGCTGTTTTTACTATTCTTTACATAGCCGAGCAGTTTTTCATGCCTTATTCACACTTCATCACAAAG GGTTACAATAACTGGACCAACGGTTTGTATGGCTATTCCTGGGACATGATGGTCCACTCCCGCAGCCATCAACACGTGAAGATCACCTACAAAGATGGAAAAACGGGTGAAATTGGGTATCTGAACCCAGGG GTGTTCACTCAGAGTCGTCGCTGGAAAGATCACGGAGACATGCTGAAGCAGTATGCCACCTGTCTCAGTGGGCTCCTTCCACACTACAACATCTCTCATCCTGAAATCTACTTTGATATCTGGGTGTCCATCAATGAGCGCTTCCAGCAAAG GATCTTTGATCCTCGCGTGGACATTGTGAAAGCTGAATGGTCGCCTTTCAAAACAAACCCGTGGCTGATGCCCCTGCTCGTGGACCTCTCACCCTGGAGGACCAAGTTCCAGGAGATTGAGGGCAATTTGGACAATCAGACTGAGATCGTCTTCATTGCTGATTTCCCAG GTCTCCAGTTGGAGAACTTTGTGAGTAAAGACCTGGGCAACACCAGCATCCATGTGCTACAAGGGCAGGTGAATGTGGAGATAGTGGACGAGAAAAAGAACAGCACTCTGCAGCCTGGTGACCAGATACAG GTTCCCGCTGGGGCTTATCATAAAGTGTACACCGTGTCTGAGAGCCCGTCCTGCTACATGTACGTCTATGTCAACACCACAGAGACGGTGCTGCTGCAGAACTTCACCAagctgcaggagctgcaggagcGTATTCGCAATGGAACAG AAACTGAGCCTCTTCCTCCTGAGCTGCAGCCTCTTATGGCTGCAGATGATGACAAAGAGGCGGAGGTCAACGCCACAGACCCCGTCGTGCAGCTGTTTCTGAAGAGGCAGCGTCGGATGAAGGAGGTGAAGAAACGCAGGGAGGCGGGTGTGCTGGAGCGACTGGGTCGCTTTGCTGTTAAAAAGTACTACACAATACGGAGGGG GTTCTTGATGACAGCCATTGCAATAAGAAACCTGGTGTTTGGTCTCCCGcctgtggagcagctgaggagaGAAGTTGCCTTTGCCAACATGAAGGAACCTGAAGCAGAAGCTAACCCAGACGAGACGCTAAGAAACGAAGTTGGTCATGCAGAACTTTAA
- the gmcl1 gene encoding germ cell-less protein-like 1 gives MGSLGSRFQSSSQGPEEAGEGTSSSRRHGCECKKRKRNAQCDCDSEKEEDDDILDTPRRKKLKSTSKYIYQTLFLNGENSDIRICALGQEWNLHKVYLCQSGYFSSMFSGSWKESSMMEINLEIPDQNIDAEALQVVFGSLYRDDVLIKPSRVISILAAACMLQLDGLIQQCGETMKENISAKTVCGYYACASIYGLDSVMKKCLEWLLNNLMTHQNVDLMKELGADVMELLIQSSDLFVMQVEMDVYTALKKWMFLQLNPSWDGPIKQLLADADAWLCKRRTDLCEKEPFLNTEEGTPFRSVFRLVRLQYIINDLASARILERDNILPPEWLMAMYKNQWFAMLRTEFDNDNGPQESNKDEFEQNSMRCGRKLSKDGDYCWRWTGFNFGFDLLVTYTNRFIVFKRNTLSQPCGGAVSLQPRRHLAYRLRLASFDSRGKLVCSRSTGYQLLTLEKDQEYVVMNLDSRLLSFPLYVCCNFLYTSPHSDHRPDSSEPESAAHAAS, from the exons ATGGGAAGCCTGGGCAGCAGGTTCCAGTCCTCCTCTCAGGGACCAGAGGAAGCAGGGGAGGGTACTAGCAGCAGCCGAAGACATGGCTGTGAGTGTAAGAAGAGAAAGCGGAACGCTCAGTGCGACTGTGACAGTGAAAAAGAGGAAGATGATGACATACTTGATACACCTCGCAG GAAGAAGTTAAAAAGCACATCGAAGTACATCTATCAGACCTTGTTtctaaatggagaaaacagtGATATTCGTATTTGTGCTCTGGGGCAGGAGTGGAACCTCCACAAAGTCTACCTTTGTCAG TCTGGATATTTCTCCAGCATGTTCAGCGGATCTTGGAAGGAGTCCAGCATGATGGAAATCAACTTGGAGATCCCCGACCAGAACATTGATGCTGAAG CTCTGCAAGTCGTATTTGGATCTCTGTATCGTGACGATGTTCTGATCAAGCCCAGCCGGGTGATCAGTATACTCGCTGCTGCATGCATGCTACAGCTG GATGGCTTGATCCAGCAATGTGGTGAAACCATGAAGGAGAACATCAGCGCCAAGACTGTGTGTGGCTACTACGCCTGTGCGAGCATCTATGGCCTGGACTCAGTCATGAAGAA GTGTCTTGAATGGCTTCTGAACAATTTGATGACCCATCAAAATGTTGACTTGATGAAAGAACTTGG GGCTGATGTAATGGAGCTGCTCATCCAGTCCTCAGATCTATTTGTCATGCAGGTGGAGATGGATGTATACACTGCTCTGAAGAag TGGATGTTTTTGCAGCTCAATCCTTCATGGGACGGCCCGATCAAGCAGCTTCTGGCTGATGCTGACGCCTGGCTTTGCAAACGCAGGACAG ACCTGTGTGAAAAGGAGCCATTCTTAAACACAGAGGAGGGGACACCATTTCGCTCAGTCTTCAGGCTTGTGCGTCTCCAGTACATCATCAACGATCTCGCATCTGCTCGCATCCTGGAGAGAGACAATATTCTGCCCCCTG AGTGGCTAATGGCAATGTACAAAAACCAATGGTTTGCTATGCTCCGGACAGAATTTGACAATGATAACGG ACCTCAGGAGTCTAACAAAGACGAGTTTGAGCAGAACAGCATGAGGTGTGGCAGAAAGCTGAGTAAAGATGGAGAT TACTGCTGGAGGTGGACGGGCTTCAATTTTGGGTTTGACCTGTTGGTCACTTACACAAACCGCTTCATAGTCTTCAAAAGGAATACACTCAGTCAGCCATGTGGGGGCGCTGTGAGTCTACAACCAAGGCGACATCTGGCTTACAG GTTACGCCTCGCCTCCTTTGATAGTCGAGGGAAGCTGGTCTGTAGTCGTTCTACGGGTTACCAGCTTCTCACCCTGGAGAAAGACCAG GAGTACGTGGTGATGAACCTGGACAGTCGGTTGTTGTCATTCCCCCTGTACGTGTGCTGTAACTTCCTGTATACATCGCCTCATTCAGACCACCGTCCAGATTCCTCGGAGCCAGAAAGCGCCGCTCACGCTGCGTCTTGA